A genomic window from Triticum urartu cultivar G1812 chromosome 7, Tu2.1, whole genome shotgun sequence includes:
- the LOC125518630 gene encoding kinesin-like protein KIN-7H isoform X2, translating to MGAGEEDAAAAWEKVEAKEERIMVSVRVRPLNGRESGDSSDWECISPTTVMFRSTVPDRAMFPTAYTYDRVFGPNCSTRQVYEEGAKEVALSVVSGINSSIFAYGQTSSGKTYTMTGITEYSVMDIYDYIEKHPEREFMLKFSAIEIYNEAVRDLLSHDTTPLRLLDDPEKGTTVEKLTEETLRDKDHLRDLLGMCEAQREIGETALNEASSRSHQILRLTIESSVKQYLGRGKSSTLVSCVNFVDLAGSERASQTASAGMRLKEGSHINRSLLTLGKVVRQLSKGRNGHIPYRDSKLTRILQSSLGGNARTAIVCTMSPAHTHIEQSRNTLLFATCAKEVVTNAQVNVVMSDKALLKHLQRELARLENELKLPESASCTSHAEALREKDAQIKKLEKQLRELIEEKDTVQSQLNCLMKSDADDHANDRTAKRWDVHSRSSESLARNASEEALSVSDTYGGSYQDQGHAVFDESYVFSADHDDLSVPNQTMDLPQQTRVRKPISPWHPPSNYSSDGTESYNMKEVAFRSASEVSEEHCREVQCIEIHEHRRSTSEEFNVLLHEGTKLHIPEVEDISRDAVPQPDEVPEAVSITEKMEDHIKIYPSKEERQAEIIANAVEGPIEVHQCESDDFADNFVKLYPCDSNISLDVGKPYPHECLTVKRCITSSKDSALARSQSCRASFMIIPNSWFDDSENTGQTPPGEIFRYPPRRPDKVRRSLYQGNDGCQNNNTSVDLSADSGEVVCDEVVKDMSTSDEVVKDMSTSDEVVKDMSTSGEVAREWSTNEAEQEVCAGDISCVTDLEQKAAKHHEDQPEEHQAEQIVRDECAAVKTVKDVGTDAVPSTAESPSRWPIDFANRQREIIELWHDCNVSLVHRTYFFLLFKGDVADSVYMEVEHRRLSFILSSFSTSSAGGELNSAMASSLKNMKRERDMLYKQMLKKLTNGDKEGIYTRWGIDLGSKQRRLQLSRLVWTRADMEHVRESASLVARLIDLVEPGQALKEMFGLNFTLAPRTERRSFSLLGA from the exons ATGGGGGCAGGGGAGGAGGATGCGGCGGCGGCATGGGAGAAGGTGGAGGCCAAGGAGGAGAGGATCATGGTGTCCGTGCGGGTGCGGCCGCTCAACGGCAGGGAGTCCGGCGACAGCTCCGACTGGGAGTGCATCAGCCCCACCACCGTCATGTTCCGCAGTACCGTCCCTGACCGCGCCATGTTCCCCACCGCCTACACCTACG ACAGGGTGTTTGGCCCCAATTGCTCGACCAGGCAGGTCTACGAAGAAGGAGCAAAAGAAGTTGCTCTATCAGTTGTCAGTGGAATCAACT CAAGCATATTTGCGTATGGGCAGACAAGCAGCGGAAAGACTTACACAATGACTGGCATTACTGAGTACAGTGTGATGGACATCTATGACTACATAGAGAAG CACCCTGAAAGAGAATTCATGCTGAAATTCTCAGCAATTGAGATATATAATGAAGCTGTAAGAGATCTTCTGAGCCATGATACCACACCTCTTAGACTGCTTGATGACCCAGAG AAAGGGACTACTGTTGAAAAGCTCACTGAGGAAACACTGAGGGACAAGGACCATCTTAGGGATCTTCTTGGAATGTGTGAAG CTCAAAGAGAGATTGGAGAAACGGCTTTGAACGAAGCGAGTTCTAGGTCCCATCAAATACTCAGGCTG ACAATCGAAAGTTCTGTTAAACAGTATTTAGGAAGAGGCAAATCGAGCACCCTGGTATCTTGTGTG AACTTTGTTGACTTAGCTGGAAGTGAGCGAGCATCTCAGACTGCTTCAGCTGGTATGAGGTTAAAAGAAGGTAGTCATATTAATCGAAGTCTGCTAACACTGGGAAAGGTTGTTCGCCAACTGAG CAAGGGAAGAAACGGCCATATCCCATACAGAGATTCAAAGCTGACACGCATATTACAGTCCTCTTTGGGAGGCAATGCAAGAACAGCCATTGTCTGCACCATGAGCCCAGCACACACTCATATTGAGCAATCCAGGAACACACTTCTGTTTGCAACTTGCGCAAAGGAGGTAGTTACAAATGCACAGGTCAATGTAGTGATGTCTGACAAAGCACTACTGAAGCATCTACAAAGAGAGCTTGCAAGATTAGAGAATGAACTGAAATTGCCGGAGTCAGCCTCCTGCACTAGTCATGCTGAAGCTTTAAGAGAGAAGGATGCACAGATCAAAAAG CTGGAAAAACAGCTTAGGGAATTGATAGAAGAAAAGGATACTGTTCAGTCTCAACTTAACTGTTTAATGAAAAGTGACGCTGACGACCATGCCAATGACCGCACTGCAAAGCGATGG GATGTCCATAGTCGGTCCTCAGAGTCTCTTGCGCGAAATGCATCCGAGGAAGCACTTTCGGTTTCAGACACTTATGGAGGTTCTTATCAAGATCAAGGTCACGCAGTGTTTGATGAATCATATGTCTTCAGTGCTGATCATGATGACTTGTCAGTTCCCAATCAAACAATGGATCTTCCTCAACAAACAAGGGTTCGGAAGCCAATTTCACCTTGGCACCCTCCTAGTAACTATAGCTCTGATGGCACAGAGTCATATAACATGAAGGAAGTAGCTTTCAGAAGTGCATCTGAAGTATCTGAAGAACATTGTAGGGAAGTACAATGTATAGAGATACATGAGCATAGAAGAAGCACAAGCGAGGAATTTAATGTATTACTCCATGAGGGCACTAAGCTCCACATACCTGAAGTAGAGGACATCTCTAGAGACGCAGTCCCGCAACCTGATGAAGTACCAGAAGCCGTGAGCATAACAGAGAAAATGGAAGATCATATCAAGATATACCCTAGCAAAGAGGAGCGGCAGGCCGAGATCATAGCAAATGCAGTAGAAGGTCCTATTGAAGTGCATCAATGTGAATCTGATGACTTTGCAGACAACTTTGTCAAACTGTACCCATGTGATTCTAACATTTCCTTGGACGTTGGCAAACCTTATCCTCATGAATGCCTGACTGTAAAGAGGTGTATAACGAGCTCCAAGGATAGTGCATTGGCTAGAAGTCAGAGTTGCAGGGCTAGCTTCATGATCATTCCAAATAGTTGGTTTGATGATTCGGAAAACACCGGGCAGACACCACCTGGTGAAATCTTCAGGTATCCTCCCAGAAGGCCTGATAAAGTTAGGAGAAGTCTGTACCAAGGAAATGATGGTTGCCAAAACAATAACACTTCAGTAGACCTCTCCGCTGATTCTGGCGAAGTAGTTTGTGATGAAGTAGTCAAGGACATGAGCACCAGTGATGAGGTAGTCAAGGACATGAGCACCAGTGATGAAGTGGTCAAGGACATGAGCACCAGTGGTGAAGTAGCCAGGGAGTGGAGTACCaatgaagcagaacaagaagtttGTGCCGGTGACATCAGTTGTGTCACAGACCTGGAACAGAAGGCAGCAAAACACCATGAGGACCAACCTGAGGAACATCAGGCAGAG CAGATTGTTCGAGATGAGTGTGCAGCAGTTAAAACTGTCAAAGATGTTGGCACAGATGCAGTCCCGAGTACCGCCGAGTCTCCTTCGCGCTGGCCTATTGATTTTGCAAATAGGCAGCGAGAGATCATCGAGTTGTGGCACGATTGCAACGTGTCCCTGGTACACAgaacctacttcttcctcctcttcaaGGGAGATGTCGCAGATAGCGTCTACATGGAAGTGGAGCACAGGAGACTGTCCTTCATCCTGAGCTCCTTCAGCACCAGCTCCGCAGGAGGCGAGCTTAACTCCGCAATGGCATCCAG CTTGAAGAATATGAAACGCGAGAGGGACATGCTCTACAAGCAGATGCTGAAGAAGCTCACCAACGGGGACAAGGAGGGCATCTACACCAGATGGGGGATCGATCTGGGCTCCAAACAGCGGCGGCTTCAGCTATCTCGCCTGGTATGGACGCGGGCTGACATGGAGCATGTCCGAGAGAGCGCCTCGCTGGTGGCGAGGCTGATCGACTTGGTTGAGCCAGGGCAGGCTCTCAAGGAGATGTTCGGCCTCAACTTCACGCTGGCTCCCAGAACCGAACGCCGGTCTTTCAGCCTGCTGGGCGCTTGA
- the LOC125518630 gene encoding kinesin-like protein KIN-7H isoform X1, whose protein sequence is MGAGEEDAAAAWEKVEAKEERIMVSVRVRPLNGRESGDSSDWECISPTTVMFRSTVPDRAMFPTAYTYDRVFGPNCSTRQVYEEGAKEVALSVVSGINSSIFAYGQTSSGKTYTMTGITEYSVMDIYDYIEKHPEREFMLKFSAIEIYNEAVRDLLSHDTTPLRLLDDPEKGTTVEKLTEETLRDKDHLRDLLGMCEAQREIGETALNEASSRSHQILRLTIESSVKQYLGRGKSSTLVSCVNFVDLAGSERASQTASAGMRLKEGSHINRSLLTLGKVVRQLSKGRNGHIPYRDSKLTRILQSSLGGNARTAIVCTMSPAHTHIEQSRNTLLFATCAKEVVTNAQVNVVMSDKALLKHLQRELARLENELKLPESASCTSHAEALREKDAQIKKLEKQLRELIEEKDTVQSQLNCLMKSDADDHANDRTAKRWDVHSRSSESLARNASEEALSVSDTYGGSYQDQGHAVFDESYVFSADHDDLSVPNQTMDLPQQTRVRKPISPWHPPSNYSSDGTESYNMKEVAFRSASEVSEEHCREVQCIEIHEHRRSTSEEFNVLLHEGTKLHIPEVEDISRDAVPQPDEVPEAVSITEKMEDHIKIYPSKEERQAEIIANAVEGPIEVHQCESDDFADNFVKLYPCDSNISLDVGKPYPHECLTVKRCITSSKDSALARSQSCRASFMIIPNSWFDDSENTGQTPPGEIFRYPPRRPDKVRRSLYQGNDGCQNNNTSVDLSADSGEVVCDEVVKDMSTSDEVVKDMSTSDEVVKDMSTSGEVAREWSTNEAEQEVCAGDISCVTDLEQKAAKHHEDQPEEHQAEQQIVRDECAAVKTVKDVGTDAVPSTAESPSRWPIDFANRQREIIELWHDCNVSLVHRTYFFLLFKGDVADSVYMEVEHRRLSFILSSFSTSSAGGELNSAMASSLKNMKRERDMLYKQMLKKLTNGDKEGIYTRWGIDLGSKQRRLQLSRLVWTRADMEHVRESASLVARLIDLVEPGQALKEMFGLNFTLAPRTERRSFSLLGA, encoded by the exons ATGGGGGCAGGGGAGGAGGATGCGGCGGCGGCATGGGAGAAGGTGGAGGCCAAGGAGGAGAGGATCATGGTGTCCGTGCGGGTGCGGCCGCTCAACGGCAGGGAGTCCGGCGACAGCTCCGACTGGGAGTGCATCAGCCCCACCACCGTCATGTTCCGCAGTACCGTCCCTGACCGCGCCATGTTCCCCACCGCCTACACCTACG ACAGGGTGTTTGGCCCCAATTGCTCGACCAGGCAGGTCTACGAAGAAGGAGCAAAAGAAGTTGCTCTATCAGTTGTCAGTGGAATCAACT CAAGCATATTTGCGTATGGGCAGACAAGCAGCGGAAAGACTTACACAATGACTGGCATTACTGAGTACAGTGTGATGGACATCTATGACTACATAGAGAAG CACCCTGAAAGAGAATTCATGCTGAAATTCTCAGCAATTGAGATATATAATGAAGCTGTAAGAGATCTTCTGAGCCATGATACCACACCTCTTAGACTGCTTGATGACCCAGAG AAAGGGACTACTGTTGAAAAGCTCACTGAGGAAACACTGAGGGACAAGGACCATCTTAGGGATCTTCTTGGAATGTGTGAAG CTCAAAGAGAGATTGGAGAAACGGCTTTGAACGAAGCGAGTTCTAGGTCCCATCAAATACTCAGGCTG ACAATCGAAAGTTCTGTTAAACAGTATTTAGGAAGAGGCAAATCGAGCACCCTGGTATCTTGTGTG AACTTTGTTGACTTAGCTGGAAGTGAGCGAGCATCTCAGACTGCTTCAGCTGGTATGAGGTTAAAAGAAGGTAGTCATATTAATCGAAGTCTGCTAACACTGGGAAAGGTTGTTCGCCAACTGAG CAAGGGAAGAAACGGCCATATCCCATACAGAGATTCAAAGCTGACACGCATATTACAGTCCTCTTTGGGAGGCAATGCAAGAACAGCCATTGTCTGCACCATGAGCCCAGCACACACTCATATTGAGCAATCCAGGAACACACTTCTGTTTGCAACTTGCGCAAAGGAGGTAGTTACAAATGCACAGGTCAATGTAGTGATGTCTGACAAAGCACTACTGAAGCATCTACAAAGAGAGCTTGCAAGATTAGAGAATGAACTGAAATTGCCGGAGTCAGCCTCCTGCACTAGTCATGCTGAAGCTTTAAGAGAGAAGGATGCACAGATCAAAAAG CTGGAAAAACAGCTTAGGGAATTGATAGAAGAAAAGGATACTGTTCAGTCTCAACTTAACTGTTTAATGAAAAGTGACGCTGACGACCATGCCAATGACCGCACTGCAAAGCGATGG GATGTCCATAGTCGGTCCTCAGAGTCTCTTGCGCGAAATGCATCCGAGGAAGCACTTTCGGTTTCAGACACTTATGGAGGTTCTTATCAAGATCAAGGTCACGCAGTGTTTGATGAATCATATGTCTTCAGTGCTGATCATGATGACTTGTCAGTTCCCAATCAAACAATGGATCTTCCTCAACAAACAAGGGTTCGGAAGCCAATTTCACCTTGGCACCCTCCTAGTAACTATAGCTCTGATGGCACAGAGTCATATAACATGAAGGAAGTAGCTTTCAGAAGTGCATCTGAAGTATCTGAAGAACATTGTAGGGAAGTACAATGTATAGAGATACATGAGCATAGAAGAAGCACAAGCGAGGAATTTAATGTATTACTCCATGAGGGCACTAAGCTCCACATACCTGAAGTAGAGGACATCTCTAGAGACGCAGTCCCGCAACCTGATGAAGTACCAGAAGCCGTGAGCATAACAGAGAAAATGGAAGATCATATCAAGATATACCCTAGCAAAGAGGAGCGGCAGGCCGAGATCATAGCAAATGCAGTAGAAGGTCCTATTGAAGTGCATCAATGTGAATCTGATGACTTTGCAGACAACTTTGTCAAACTGTACCCATGTGATTCTAACATTTCCTTGGACGTTGGCAAACCTTATCCTCATGAATGCCTGACTGTAAAGAGGTGTATAACGAGCTCCAAGGATAGTGCATTGGCTAGAAGTCAGAGTTGCAGGGCTAGCTTCATGATCATTCCAAATAGTTGGTTTGATGATTCGGAAAACACCGGGCAGACACCACCTGGTGAAATCTTCAGGTATCCTCCCAGAAGGCCTGATAAAGTTAGGAGAAGTCTGTACCAAGGAAATGATGGTTGCCAAAACAATAACACTTCAGTAGACCTCTCCGCTGATTCTGGCGAAGTAGTTTGTGATGAAGTAGTCAAGGACATGAGCACCAGTGATGAGGTAGTCAAGGACATGAGCACCAGTGATGAAGTGGTCAAGGACATGAGCACCAGTGGTGAAGTAGCCAGGGAGTGGAGTACCaatgaagcagaacaagaagtttGTGCCGGTGACATCAGTTGTGTCACAGACCTGGAACAGAAGGCAGCAAAACACCATGAGGACCAACCTGAGGAACATCAGGCAGAG CAGCAGATTGTTCGAGATGAGTGTGCAGCAGTTAAAACTGTCAAAGATGTTGGCACAGATGCAGTCCCGAGTACCGCCGAGTCTCCTTCGCGCTGGCCTATTGATTTTGCAAATAGGCAGCGAGAGATCATCGAGTTGTGGCACGATTGCAACGTGTCCCTGGTACACAgaacctacttcttcctcctcttcaaGGGAGATGTCGCAGATAGCGTCTACATGGAAGTGGAGCACAGGAGACTGTCCTTCATCCTGAGCTCCTTCAGCACCAGCTCCGCAGGAGGCGAGCTTAACTCCGCAATGGCATCCAG CTTGAAGAATATGAAACGCGAGAGGGACATGCTCTACAAGCAGATGCTGAAGAAGCTCACCAACGGGGACAAGGAGGGCATCTACACCAGATGGGGGATCGATCTGGGCTCCAAACAGCGGCGGCTTCAGCTATCTCGCCTGGTATGGACGCGGGCTGACATGGAGCATGTCCGAGAGAGCGCCTCGCTGGTGGCGAGGCTGATCGACTTGGTTGAGCCAGGGCAGGCTCTCAAGGAGATGTTCGGCCTCAACTTCACGCTGGCTCCCAGAACCGAACGCCGGTCTTTCAGCCTGCTGGGCGCTTGA